A part of Brassica rapa cultivar Chiifu-401-42 chromosome A05, CAAS_Brap_v3.01, whole genome shotgun sequence genomic DNA contains:
- the LOC103870061 gene encoding uncharacterized protein LOC103870061, producing the protein MASLTPRVLIKLLQTMNTNIKVRGEYRSVLLQVISIVPALAGSELWPNQGFFIKVSDSSHSTYVSLRNEDNELILNNKLGLGQFFYVDKLEAGTPVPVMVGVRPISGRHPFVGNPKDLMQMLVPTETTTPPMQEDNHKQKKDGARSNAVESLRRRQDFVIKEEKTGVASRYMQGVSNARASGSDSSSGGSNNESEAGSVRASKRVGGLAKGKQREHKDQLHQAAPPQSRPATAPTRAETKKLSLSSNVNCVNRKSSFSEDASWRSLTANLTKMGKGMLRRRNIAALLAAEAQREALAASHLLKCISMFADLSSSASPKNPHTSLRSFFTLQSLLDQAQVTAAPCKEKSSQLLNIHPICTEPEKPSKRASLASSRATTKSSKTLTEAEKLEWVTGNGTEEIKAMRDAMTQETRSWFMRFLEEAIDTGFHASVQVKKGKTKGSRAEEPDNHIAETLSQLKQANEWLDKVKSDHHSGDDSLLENIERLKKKIYSCLLLYVDSAASAIAVSTSS; encoded by the exons ATGGCTTCTCTTACGCCTAGAGTGCTGATCAAGCTTCTCCAGACAATGAACACAAACATCAAAGTCCGAGGAGAATACCGGTCTGTTCTTCTGCAGGTGATCAGCATTGTCCCTGCTTTAGCCGGCTCGGAGCTTTGGCCTAACCAAGGCTTCTTCATCAAAGTCTCGGATTCTTCTCACTCCACATACGTCTCGttgagaaacgaagacaacgaACTCATCTTGAACAACAAACTGGGACTGGGACAGTTCTTCTACGTCGATAAGCTTGAAGCTGGGACGCCTGTTCCTGTAATGGTGGGAGTTAGACCCATCTCTGGACGCCATCCTTTTGTAGGAAACCCCAAAGATTTGATGCAGATGTTGGTTCCTACCGAGACAACAACACCACCTATGCAAGAAGATAATCACAAACAGAAGAAGGATGGTGCGAGATCAAACGCCGTGGAGAGTCTAAGAAGGCGTCAAGATTTTGTAATCAAGGAAGAGAAAACAGGTGTGGCGTCAAGGTATATGCAAGGCGTTTCAAACGCAAGGGCGAGTGGATCAGACTCGAGTAGTGGTGGTAGCAACAATGAGAGCGAGGCTGGATCAGTGAGGGCGAGTAAGAGAGTTGGTGGTTTGGCTAAAGGCAAGCAAAGGGAGCACAAAGATCAG CTACATCAAGCTGCTCCTCCACAATCTCGGCCTGCGACAGCTCCAACGAGGGCGGAGACAAAGAAACTCTCTTTGAGTTCCAATGTGAATTGCGTAAACAGGAAGAGTAGTTTTTCTGAGGATGCATCATGGAGATCTCTGACTGCTAATCTAACAAAAATGGGTAAA GGAATGCTGAGAAGGAGAAATATTGCTGCTCTTCTTGCTGCAGAAGCACAACGAGAGGCATTGGCTGCTTCACATCTTCTCAAGTGTATCAG tatGTTTGCTGACCTCAGCTCAAGTGCTTCACCAAAGAATCCACATACCTCTCTCAGAAGCTTCTTCACCCTTCAGAGTCTCCTTGACCAAGCACAGGTCACAGCTGCACCGTGTAAAGAAAAATCATCCCAGCTTTTGAATATTCATCCAATATGTACTGAGCCTGAGAAGCCGAGCAAAAGAGCGAGTCTAGCATCAAGCAGAGCCACAACAAAGTCTTCAAAAACTCTAACAGAAGCCGAAAAGCTAGAGTGGGTTACAGGAAACGGTACAGAAGAGATAAAAGCAATGAGAGACGCTATGACACAAGAAACAAGAAGCTGGTTTATGAGATTCTTGGAAGAAGCGATAGATACTGGATTTCATGCTAGTGTCCAGGTTAAGAAAGGTAAAACCAAAGGATCacgagcagaggaaccagataATCACATTGCCGAGACTTTATCCCAACTTAAGCAAGCAAACGAATGGCTGGACAAAGTAAAAAGTGATCACCACTCTGGTGATGATTCTTTGTTAGAGAACATAGAACgtttgaagaagaaaatctattCTTGCTTGCTACTTTATGTTGATTCAGCTGCATCAGCTATCGCAGTATCAACAAGCTCGTGA
- the LOC103870060 gene encoding uncharacterized protein LOC103870060 isoform X2: MNHDEGWRSGGRGGPRGRSQASGQRVNRQKSERPVTVDRSLDESSGNRSRGRGSRGRGRCRTVQVYVEKSSRVANVGKSAQEEVKSQEDGLGSTKQPDQGASFKCYGDNDDLLQPSASSVSRECEDKNGGRVSCDIVNRMEDVSFSGLVSVSSTSDKKVKLSSVEDRHSAHKSGDVGNACNERISRLFDICLEKKWFCLKSSSLELNKEKRRATKGYASIVIRPGMVLLKNFLSINDQVMIVNKCRELGLGEGGFYQPGYGDGALLHLKMMCLGRNWDPQTSRYGDTRPHDGSIPPKIPFEFNQFVQKAIQDSQSLVATSSKKGEDEIPCMSPDICIANFYTSTGRLGLHRDKDESAKSIQKGLPVVSFSIGNSAEFLYGDQRDDDKADMVVLQSGDVLLFGGKSRNVFHGVRSILKDTAPKVLVQETNLRPGRLNLTFRQY; the protein is encoded by the exons ATGAATCACGACGAAGGTTGGCGTTCCGGTGGCCGTGGGGGTCCGAGGGGCCGCTCTCAGGCGTCTGGGCAAAGAGTAAACCGTCAAAAAAGCGAACGTCCG GTTACGGTTGATAGGTCTTTGGATGAATCTTCTGGTAATAGGAGTAGGGGTAGGGGGTCTCGAGGGCGAGGAAGATGTAGGACTGTGCAAGTGTACGTTGAGAAGTCGTCCCGAGTTGCCAATGTGGGAAAGTCAGCTCAAGAAGAAGTAAAGTCCCAAGAGGATGGCTTAGGTTCTACTAAGCAACCTGATCAAGGTGCATCTTTCAAGTGTTATGGAGATAACGATGATCTTTTGCAACCATCTGCTTC GTCTGTCTCTAGAGAATGTGAGGATAAGAATGGCGGTAGAGTGTCTTGTGATATAGTTAATAGGATGGAAGATGTTTCGTTCTCTGGCCTGGTGTCTGTATCTTCTACAAGTGATAAGAAGGTTAAGCTTTCTAGTGTTGAGGATCGTCATAGCGCTCACAAGTCTGGTGATGTAGGGAACGCTTGTAATGAACGCATTAGTAGACTTTTTGATATCTGCCTCGAGAAGAAGTGGTTTTGTCTAAAATCCTCCTCCTTGGAACTTAACAAAGAAAAGAGGAGAGCAACTAAGGGGTACGCTAGCATTGTTATTAGACCTGGGATGGTCCTTCTCAAGAACTTCTTGTCAATCAACGATCAA GTGATGATTGTGAACAAATGCCGGGAGCTCGGTTTGGGTGAAGGAGGCTTCTATCAACCAGGTTATGGAGATGGAGCATTATTGCATTTGAAGATGATGTGCCTGGGGAGAAACTGGGACCCTCAAACATCTCGATATGGAGATACTCGACCACATGACGGTTCTATCCCACCTAAAATTCCTTTTGAGTTCAATCAGTTTGTTCAGAAAGCAATCCAAGATTCACAGTCCCTTGTTGCTACAAGCTCAAAGAAGGGAGAGGATGAGATACCATGTATGTCACCAGACATCTGTATTGCTAATTTCTACACATCCACTGGGAGACTTGGTCTACATAGG GACAAAGATGAGAGTGCAAAGTCCATTCAGAAGGGCTTACCTGTTGTATCATTTTCTATTGGAAATTCAGCCGAGTTTTTGTATGGTGATCAGAGAGATGATGACAAGGCAGACATGGTAGTCTTGCAATCTGGAGATGTTCTACTCTTTGGTGGCAAGTCCAGAAATGTCTTTCATGGCGTCAGATCAATTCTCAAAGATACTGCTCCTAAGGTTCTTGTCCAGGAAACAAACCTCCGACCAGGTCGTCTGAATTTGACTTTTAGGCAGTATTAA
- the LOC103870060 gene encoding uncharacterized protein LOC103870060 isoform X1, which translates to MNHDEGWRSGGRGGPRGRSQASGQRVNRQKSERPVTVDRSLDESSGNRSRGRGSRGRGRCRTVQVYVEKSSRVANVGKSAQEEVKSQEDGLGSTKQPDQGASFKCYGDNDDLLQPSASSSSNNINLSGGLSVSRECEDKNGGRVSCDIVNRMEDVSFSGLVSVSSTSDKKVKLSSVEDRHSAHKSGDVGNACNERISRLFDICLEKKWFCLKSSSLELNKEKRRATKGYASIVIRPGMVLLKNFLSINDQVMIVNKCRELGLGEGGFYQPGYGDGALLHLKMMCLGRNWDPQTSRYGDTRPHDGSIPPKIPFEFNQFVQKAIQDSQSLVATSSKKGEDEIPCMSPDICIANFYTSTGRLGLHRDKDESAKSIQKGLPVVSFSIGNSAEFLYGDQRDDDKADMVVLQSGDVLLFGGKSRNVFHGVRSILKDTAPKVLVQETNLRPGRLNLTFRQY; encoded by the exons ATGAATCACGACGAAGGTTGGCGTTCCGGTGGCCGTGGGGGTCCGAGGGGCCGCTCTCAGGCGTCTGGGCAAAGAGTAAACCGTCAAAAAAGCGAACGTCCG GTTACGGTTGATAGGTCTTTGGATGAATCTTCTGGTAATAGGAGTAGGGGTAGGGGGTCTCGAGGGCGAGGAAGATGTAGGACTGTGCAAGTGTACGTTGAGAAGTCGTCCCGAGTTGCCAATGTGGGAAAGTCAGCTCAAGAAGAAGTAAAGTCCCAAGAGGATGGCTTAGGTTCTACTAAGCAACCTGATCAAGGTGCATCTTTCAAGTGTTATGGAGATAACGATGATCTTTTGCAACCATCTGCTTCGTCTAGCTCAAATAACATAAATCTTAGTGGAGGTCTGTCTGTCTCTAGAGAATGTGAGGATAAGAATGGCGGTAGAGTGTCTTGTGATATAGTTAATAGGATGGAAGATGTTTCGTTCTCTGGCCTGGTGTCTGTATCTTCTACAAGTGATAAGAAGGTTAAGCTTTCTAGTGTTGAGGATCGTCATAGCGCTCACAAGTCTGGTGATGTAGGGAACGCTTGTAATGAACGCATTAGTAGACTTTTTGATATCTGCCTCGAGAAGAAGTGGTTTTGTCTAAAATCCTCCTCCTTGGAACTTAACAAAGAAAAGAGGAGAGCAACTAAGGGGTACGCTAGCATTGTTATTAGACCTGGGATGGTCCTTCTCAAGAACTTCTTGTCAATCAACGATCAA GTGATGATTGTGAACAAATGCCGGGAGCTCGGTTTGGGTGAAGGAGGCTTCTATCAACCAGGTTATGGAGATGGAGCATTATTGCATTTGAAGATGATGTGCCTGGGGAGAAACTGGGACCCTCAAACATCTCGATATGGAGATACTCGACCACATGACGGTTCTATCCCACCTAAAATTCCTTTTGAGTTCAATCAGTTTGTTCAGAAAGCAATCCAAGATTCACAGTCCCTTGTTGCTACAAGCTCAAAGAAGGGAGAGGATGAGATACCATGTATGTCACCAGACATCTGTATTGCTAATTTCTACACATCCACTGGGAGACTTGGTCTACATAGG GACAAAGATGAGAGTGCAAAGTCCATTCAGAAGGGCTTACCTGTTGTATCATTTTCTATTGGAAATTCAGCCGAGTTTTTGTATGGTGATCAGAGAGATGATGACAAGGCAGACATGGTAGTCTTGCAATCTGGAGATGTTCTACTCTTTGGTGGCAAGTCCAGAAATGTCTTTCATGGCGTCAGATCAATTCTCAAAGATACTGCTCCTAAGGTTCTTGTCCAGGAAACAAACCTCCGACCAGGTCGTCTGAATTTGACTTTTAGGCAGTATTAA
- the LOC103870060 gene encoding uncharacterized protein LOC103870060 isoform X3 — translation MNHDEGWRSGGRGGPRGRSQASGQRVNRQKSERPVTVDRSLDESSGNRSRGRGSRGRGRCRTVQVYVEKSSRVANVGKSAQEEVKSQEDGLGSTKQPDQGASFKCYGDNDDLLQPSASSVSRECEDKNGGRVSCDIVNRMEDVSFSGLVSVSSTSDKKVKLSSVEDRHSAHKSGDVGNACNERISRLFDICLEKKWFCLKSSSLELNKEKRRATKGYASIVIRPGMVLLKNFLSINDQVMIVNKCRELGLGEGGFYQPGYGDGALLHLKMMCLGRNWDPQTSRYGDTRPHDGSIPPKIPFEFNQFVQKAIQDSQSLVATSSKKGEDEIPCMSPDICIANFYTSTGRLGLHRDKDESAKSIQKGLPVVSFSIGNSAEFLYGDQRDDDKADMVVLQSGDVLLFGGKSRNVFHGVRSILKDTAPKVLVQETNLRPGRLNLTFRQY, via the exons ATGAATCACGACGAAGGTTGGCGTTCCGGTGGCCGTGGGGGTCCGAGGGGCCGCTCTCAGGCGTCTGGGCAAAGAGTAAACCGTCAAAAAAGCGAACGTCCG GTTACGGTTGATAGGTCTTTGGATGAATCTTCTGGTAATAGGAGTAGGGGTAGGGGGTCTCGAGGGCGAGGAAGATGTAGGACTGTGCAAGTGTACGTTGAGAAGTCGTCCCGAGTTGCCAATGTGGGAAAGTCAGCTCAAGAAGAAGTAAAGTCCCAAGAGGATGGCTTAGGTTCTACTAAGCAACCTGATCAAGGTGCATCTTTCAAGTGTTATGGAGATAACGATGATCTTTTGCAACCATCTGCTTCGTCT GTCTCTAGAGAATGTGAGGATAAGAATGGCGGTAGAGTGTCTTGTGATATAGTTAATAGGATGGAAGATGTTTCGTTCTCTGGCCTGGTGTCTGTATCTTCTACAAGTGATAAGAAGGTTAAGCTTTCTAGTGTTGAGGATCGTCATAGCGCTCACAAGTCTGGTGATGTAGGGAACGCTTGTAATGAACGCATTAGTAGACTTTTTGATATCTGCCTCGAGAAGAAGTGGTTTTGTCTAAAATCCTCCTCCTTGGAACTTAACAAAGAAAAGAGGAGAGCAACTAAGGGGTACGCTAGCATTGTTATTAGACCTGGGATGGTCCTTCTCAAGAACTTCTTGTCAATCAACGATCAA GTGATGATTGTGAACAAATGCCGGGAGCTCGGTTTGGGTGAAGGAGGCTTCTATCAACCAGGTTATGGAGATGGAGCATTATTGCATTTGAAGATGATGTGCCTGGGGAGAAACTGGGACCCTCAAACATCTCGATATGGAGATACTCGACCACATGACGGTTCTATCCCACCTAAAATTCCTTTTGAGTTCAATCAGTTTGTTCAGAAAGCAATCCAAGATTCACAGTCCCTTGTTGCTACAAGCTCAAAGAAGGGAGAGGATGAGATACCATGTATGTCACCAGACATCTGTATTGCTAATTTCTACACATCCACTGGGAGACTTGGTCTACATAGG GACAAAGATGAGAGTGCAAAGTCCATTCAGAAGGGCTTACCTGTTGTATCATTTTCTATTGGAAATTCAGCCGAGTTTTTGTATGGTGATCAGAGAGATGATGACAAGGCAGACATGGTAGTCTTGCAATCTGGAGATGTTCTACTCTTTGGTGGCAAGTCCAGAAATGTCTTTCATGGCGTCAGATCAATTCTCAAAGATACTGCTCCTAAGGTTCTTGTCCAGGAAACAAACCTCCGACCAGGTCGTCTGAATTTGACTTTTAGGCAGTATTAA